The Setaria italica strain Yugu1 chromosome IX, Setaria_italica_v2.0, whole genome shotgun sequence genome has a window encoding:
- the LOC101781744 gene encoding peptidyl-prolyl cis-trans isomerase CYP65, which produces MGKKQHSKDRMFITRTEWATEWGGAKQKEVAAPFKRLPFYCCALTFLPFEDPVCTVDGSVFDLMSIIPYLKKFGKHPVTGAPLKEEDLIPLTFHKNSDGEFQCPVLNKVFTEFTHIVAVKTTGNVFCYEAIQELNIKPKNWKELLTDDPFTRNDLITIQNPNVLDSKVLGEFDHVKKGLKLEDEELQRMKDDPTYNINISGDLKQMIKELGTEKGKEAFLQGGGGHKAQKERAAALAAILARKEKDDSKSGKEPKPQQTFSIVDAASASVHGRSAAAAKAASAEKTAARIAMHMAGDRAPVNAKLVKSRYTTGAASRSFTSTAYDPVTKNEFEYVKVERNPKKKGYVQLHTTHGDLNLELHCDITPRTCENFLTHCENGYYNGLIFHRSIKNFMIQGGDPTGTGSGGESIWGKPFKDEVNSKLLHSGRGVVSMANSGPHTNGSQFFILYKSAPHLNFKHTVFGMVVGGLTTLSAMEKVPVDDDDRPLEEIKILRISIFVNPYTEPDEEEEKAKEEEEKKQDEDYDKVGSWYSNPGTGVAGSTSTGGGVGKYLKARTAGSVDVTVNAGAPDDSSKKRKATASSVEFKDFSGW; this is translated from the exons atggggaagaagcaGCACAGCAAGGACCGGATGTTCATCACGCGGACGGAGTGGGCGACCGAATGGGGCGGCGCCAAGCAGAAGGAGGTCGCCGCGCCGTTCAAGCGCCTCCCCTTCTACTGCTGCGC ACTCACGTTTCTTCCATTTGAGGATCCAGTGTGCACTGTTGATGGAAGCGTCTTCGATTTGAT GAGCATAATCCCATACCTTAAAAAGTTCGGGAAACATCCGGTAACCGGAGCCCCGCTTAAGGAGGAAGATTTGATTCCTCTCACATTCCACAAGAACTCAGACG GAGAGTTCCAGTGTCCCGTTCTGAACAAAGTTTTTACAGAATTCACTCACATAGTTGCTGTAAAAACTACTGGAAATGTCTTCTGTTATGAG GCCATCCAAGAACTTAACATCAAGCCAAAGAATTGGAAAGAGTTGCTAACTGATGATCCCTTCACTCGAAATGACTTGATAACAATTCAG AATCCAAACGTGCTTGATAGCAAGGTCCTAGGGGAATTTGACCATGTTAAAAAGGGTCTCAAACTTGAGGATGAAG AGTTGCAGCGAATGAAAGATGATCCAACCTACAACATAAATATTTCTGGTGATCTTAAGCAAATGATTAAGGAACTTGGGACGGAAAAGGGAAAGGAAGCTTTCTTGCAGGGTGGAGGAGGGCATAAAGCTCAAAAGGAAAGAGCTGCTGCTCTTGCTGCTATTTTAGCAAGAAAGGAGAAGGATGACTCAAAATCAGGAAAAGAACCTAAACCTCAGCAAACTTTCAGTATTGTTGatgctgcttctgcttctgtTCATGGCAGGAGTGCAGCCGCAGCAAAAGCAGCTTCTGCTGAAAAAACCGCTGCTAGAATTGCTATGCATATGGCTGGGGATCGGGCTCCTGTAAATGCTAAATTG GTCAAAAGTCGTTACACTACTGGAGCAGCTTCACGCTCTTTCACATCAACTGCCTATGATCCTGTTACGAAAAATGAATTTGAGTATGTTAAAGTTGAAAGGAATCCAAAAAAGAAAGGATATGTTCAGCTGCATACAACCCATGGTGATTTGAATTTGGAGCTTCATTGTGATATAACTCCTCGGACGTGTGAAAATTTCCTCACACATTGTGAAAACGGTTACTACAATGGTCTTATCTTCCATCGGAGTATCAA AAACTTCATGATTCAAGGAGGTGATCCAACTGGCACAGGAAGTGGAGGAGAGTCCATATGGGGTAAACCCTTCAAGGATGAGGTGAACTCAAAGCTGCTACATTCAGGAAGAGGTGTAGTCAGCATGGCAAATTCAGGCCCTCATACCAATGGATCCCAATTTTTTATCCTGTACAAGTCTGCACCACATTTAAATTTCAAGCACACAGTATTTGGCATGGTGGTGGGTGGTTTGACCACACTTTCAGCTATGGAAAAGGTTCCCGTTGATGATGACGACCGGCCATTG GAGGAAATAAAGATTCTAAGAATAAGTATATTCGTGAATCCTTACACGGAGccagatgaggaagaagaaaaggcaaaggaggaagaagagaagaaacagGATGAGGATTAT GATAAGGTGGGATCTTGGTATAGCAACCCTGGAACTGGTGTCGCTGGTTCAACAAGCACTGGCGGTGGAGTTGGCAAGTATCTAAAAGCTCGAACTGCTGGCTCTGTTGATGTGACTGTAAATGCTGGTGCACCTGATGATTCTAGCAAGAAGAGAAAAGCGACTGCATCTAGTGTAGAGTTCAAAGATTTCTCTGGCTGGTAG
- the LOC101758268 gene encoding uncharacterized protein LOC101758268, with the protein MFRVTSAKAESHTADLDTPKKHFSITDQDNHAKVAQQIALPQSVESETPQVVVHSETSKKEDNYENLLAASGTPGRVVQAFTLLHENPEAQDVVASLASDKNVWDAVMKNEKVLKFYKTYESKLSQCSSAASSVSGDEAEDGDAASVQSTDLRPSTGESVKDYLEKIRALVFEMVTNLSNMMQDLVATSDEGRCKGKIKTLIMSTSKDFPSAPSVFVLLAIASIMVVLLKRA; encoded by the exons ATGTTTCGTGTAACCAGTGCTAAGGCTGAATCTCACACTGCTGACCTCGATACTCCGAAGAAGCATTTCTCAATTACTGACCAGGATAATCATGCAAAGGTTGCTCAACAAATTGCACTTCCACAATCTGTTGAGTCTGAAACACCCCAGGTCGTTGTTCATTCAGAAACATCTAAGAAAGAAGATAACTACGAAAATTTACTCGCTGCCTCTGGAACTCCTGGACGTGTTGTGCAAGCATTCACATTGCTACATGAGAACCCTGAAGCTCAG GATGTTGTTGCCTCACTTGCTTCTGATAAGAATGTTTGGGATGCTGTGATGAAGAACGAGAAGGTTTTGAAGTTCTATAAGACATATGAGTCGA AGCTCAGCCAGTGCTCTAGTGCAGCTTCAAGCGTTTCTGGGGATGAGGCGGAGGATGGTGATGCAGCTAGCGTGCAAAGCACTGACCTCCGTCCAAGCACTGGCGAATCGGTCAAGGATTACTTGGAGAAAATTAGGGCACTGGTGTTCGAGATGGTGACCAATCTGTCAAACATGATGCAAGATCTCGTCGCAACCTCGGACGAGGGCCGCTGCAAGGGGAAGATCAAGACTCTGATCATGAGCACCAGCAAAGATTTTCCGAGCGCGCCATCAGTCTTTGTGCTCTTGGCCATTGCGTCCATCATGGTAGTTTTGCTTAAGCGTGCTTAG